In Brachypodium distachyon strain Bd21 chromosome 5, Brachypodium_distachyon_v3.0, whole genome shotgun sequence, the genomic window ACAGTGGTGAATTGAAGCGAACTCCGAGTGGTGTGGCTGGCCTCTATAGCCGTCAGTACTGTACTCCCGGTGTCTAATTAACACCAGCTTTTCAGTAGTGTGAAGTTGACCAGATGTAAACGTCAAGATTCCTGTCCATCCGGGTGGGTTGTTGCGGCCAGTCGCCCTTGTACCTGTAGTCCTGTACGCATCGGCGGCGAGAGCGAGAGGAGCAAGGCAAACTCCGTTTCCGGGTCGGCACAGTGGGCGCCGAATTACCTTACAGCGATGGTTGCACGGATGTCGACGCGTCTGAGGTGCCGTGCCGCGATGCGGACGGGTGAGGTTCAGACGCCAGAAGCGTCAACGATTCCGGCCTCCTTTTCCGCTTGCCCGCGAAAGAAGTCGTCTCCTCGTCGAGAAGGACGCGACTTCGGGACCCGGGGGCGACGCGACCCACGCAAGCGTTAAACTAGCGGCGGGGCCAGCCATACACCGTGCCGGCGCACAAGCCGTGGCAGCTCCTTTGCTTGCGGCGTCTTCGTTGGAAGCTTCCTGGCTCCGTCTCGTCTGCTTTGCTGTGCGCCCTGGCCCCTGGCTGGGGTTTGTCATTCACTCACATCTGACCGATCCACTCGTCTCATTGTCTCCGGTGGTTGAGGATTGGAGAGATACTAGTAAGTCAGCGGCCAGCCACCAGAAGAGATTCATAGTTATCTGCCTCGCGATTTCAGTGTGCAGTTTCTTTTGACTATCTGCAACTCTAGGCTCATTGCTGAGCAAAACCTTAATGATTCTGACATGAGTAACAAGAAAAGCGAGGTTGGGTGGCAGGTCTAACGCGCACCAACTCTATTTCGTCGCAATTGGCAGCTGCCTAATGTAATGGTTATCTAATCAGGATGCGTTACAGCGCGACCCATGATGACATGACCACTCACTCCTGTCATAATGCCATCCGCCGCTTAAGATATTTTATCtgaatttcttttttgactTTGACTCGCAAAGTCGTCTACGTCTAATGGCAAACGTACGGAAGGTAGCGACGTGGGCCTTACGCACCGGTCCCGGAGGCAACCGGAGCAGTATCATTTGTCCCTGTACTATGAAGAACCGTGACAGACAGACCATGTTGACATTATCAAACACAATCTTGATCCGCACTCAGGCAGCAGATTTTGAACAAAGACTCGCCATTTCCAGTCAATGCATCGCACGATCACCTAATCAGGATAATCCCCGTTCACATTACTGTAGTCCACTTCATGCTCTACACTACAAACGGAGCTGCTCGAGCTACTTGCACGAGACGCAGCGGACACAGGCTAGCAAGCAACGCACGCTCGCGATGTGTCCTAGCCGCAGCTTCCTGctccccatcctcctcctcgccctcctcgccggcgatggCTCTGACCACGCGGCCGTGCTCGCCGCGGACCAGTTCACCTACAACGACTTCTCCGGAGCCAACCTGACCCTCGACGGCCTGGCCGCCGTGGCGCCGAACGGGCTCCTGGCGCTGAGCAACGGCACGAGCCAGGCGGCCGGGCACGCGTTCCACCCGACGCCCGTCCGCATGCGGAACAATAACGGCGCCGCCCAGTCCTTCTCCGTCGCCTTCGTCTTCGCCATCGTCTCCAACTTCACGGTGCTGAGCGACAACGGCATGGCGTTCGTGGTCGCGCCCAGCACCAGGCTCTCCACCTTCAACGCCGGCCAGTACCTCGGCATCCTCAAcgtcaccgacaacggcaagGCCGAGAACGGCGTCTTCGCCGTCGAGCTCGACACCATGCTCAACCCGGAGTTCCAGGACATGAACAGCAACCACGTCGGCGTGGACGTCAACAGCATGAGGTCCGTGCAGAACCACTCCGCGGGGTACTACGACGACGCCACGGGGGTGTTCAGCAACCTGAGCCTCATCAGCCGGCAGCCGATGCAGGTGTGGGTGGACTACGACGGCGCCACCACCCGGCTCGACGTCACCATGGCGCCCCTCGACGTGCCCAGGCCCAGGAAGCCCCTCATCTCCGCGCCCGTCAACCTCTCGGCGGTACTCGTGACGGACACGGCCTACGTCGGGTTCTCGGCGGCCACGGGAGTCATCTTCACGCGCCACTACGTCCTCGGCTGGAGCTTCGCGCTCAAcgggccagcgccgccgctcgaCACCTCGAAGCTCCCGGCGCTGCCGCGGTTCGGCCCGAAGCCCCGGTCCAAGGTGCTGGAGATCGTGCTCCCTATCGCCACGGCGGCTTTCGTCCTCGCGCTGGCCATCGCCTTCTTCCTGTTCGTGCGGACGCGGGTGAGGTACGCCGAGGTGCGCGAAGACTGGGAGGTGGAGTTCGGGCCGCACCGGTTCTCGTACAAGGAGCTGTACAAGGCCACAAAGGGGTTCAAGAACAAGCAGCTGCTCGGCACCGGCGGCTTCGGCAGGGTGTACAAGGGCGTGCTCCCAAAGCCGAATCTCGAGATCGCGGTGAAGCGGGTGTCGCACGACTCGAAGCAGgggatgaaggagttcatcGCGGAGGTGGTCAGCCTGGGCCACCTGCGGCACAGGAACCTCGTGCAGCTGCTCGGCTACTGCCGCCGGCAAGGCGAGCTGCTCCTGGTGTACGACTGCATGCCCAACGGCAGCCTCGACAAGTACCTGTACGACAAGACCAAGCCCGTCCTGGACTGGGGGCAGAGGTTCCAGATCATCAGGGGCGTGGCGTCCGGCCTGCTGTACCTCCACGAGGACTGGGAGAAGATCGTGATCCACCGTGACGTCAAGGCCAGCAACGTGCTCCTGGACGGGGACATGAACGGCAGGCTGGGCGACTTCGGGCTCGCGAGGCTGTACGACCACGGGCTGGACCCGCAGACGACGCACGTGGTGGGCACGATGGGCTACCTGGCGCCGGAGCTGGTGCGCACGGGCAAGGCGACGCCGGTCACGGACGTGTTCGCCTTCGGCGTGTTCGTGCTGGAGGTGGCCTGCGGGCGGCGCCCGCTGGGGTGCGCCGCGCCCGACGAGCAGAACGTGCTGCTGGACTGGGTGCAGGAGCACCAGCGGAGGCACGCGGCGCTCGACACCGTGGACCCGAGGCTGTGCGGCAAGTacgacgccgacgaggcgCGGCTGGCGATCAAGCTGGGGCTCATGTGCGCGCACCCGCTGCCCGACGCGCGGCCCCGGATGCGGCAGGCCACGCAGTACCTGGAGGGCGAGGTGCCCATGCCGGACCTCGTGCCCACGTTCCTCAGCTACACCACGCTCGCGCTGATGCAGAACGACGGGTTCGACTCCTTCGCCATGTCGTTCCCTTCCACGGTCAGCACCAGCGTCAGCCCCATTTCCGGTGACGTCTCGGCCGTGTCCGGCCTATCCGGCGGGAGGTGAATCGACAAGCAATGTTAAGGACTCTTGATTTCTCTTTATGCTGTTAGGCATTCTCGTACGCGTCATCAGGCCATCTCGTGTGGACTAACATGTAGAGCACCagttgtaagttgtaacttGTAACCACTGCTAGCTCCTAATGCTGGATAACTGCGAGTTTTCTGGAATAGAATAATCTGGAACCTGCGAGTGCAATGTTTCTCAAGCGTCCAACGTCACCTGCAGAAACACCGGTAAAGCGCGACGCATGATGCCGTTGCCATGCCTGTACGTGGGACGCGAACAAACTCTTCTCTCGCTTTGGGAAATCGGCTTTGTCAGAGCCGCAGGCGCGCTGCATGGGGTTGATGAACTCATGGGGTAGCGACTATGTAAGCAATGACGACTCGGGTTGGATTCTGCCTGCGCGGCGCGACAGGACGAAAACGATTAGGTAGCCGCGGCTAAAAGGATGATCGCCGCGACGGCAGTTGTTGTCGCGCACGCACGGGCTACTGGACTGTTGCGGCGCCTATTGTTTTCCAAACCGTGCCACATGCGAAGGCGGTGTGGTCGGAACTCTCAACTTTGGAATTGCAGGTTGGCCAGGGTGGTTTGGCTTCTTGCCGATGATCTCTTCACCAGGTTTCAGAAGACAACCATGTTATCCCGCACACATCGCATTAGCAGGATTCTTAAGCAGGTTTCAGAGTCAGGGCAGCATCCTCGTGCCAGAAGTCTGGCCTCGTTCTATAGTGTGTTGCGGTTTTTTAGTCCTGGGTCTCTTCTCTTCTAGAACTCGACCTGCCACTCTCCACGCGTACATTCGTCATGCACACCGTGTGTTTACAGGAAGGGTTGGTTTGCCGTACACGCCGTTATGCACAGCTGACAATTGCTGACGGGCAGACGGTAGGTAGGTGACCCGGAATGCAGGCCGGAAATGAGCGGGCATGGGTAACGTGGTCGGACAAATGTTTGCTGTTCGTTTCCGGATAACCAGCACAAGCTAGTGTAAACCACAAGCGGGGCAAGCGATTCGATTGGTACGATCCGGCGTGTTGCTGCTTTCGAGATCTACAAAATAGGAGCAAGTAACCAACAGCACAGAGACCAGAGTATGGGGCCATGTAAAACAATCCTCTGCCTCGAGCATGTGGTGGATGACCCACCGTGTTAAACAATCCTGTCTCGCATGACAGGGGAATGTTAAAGCAGTCCTGCAACGCTCCTGCCACGTGGTAGATGATTAAACAAAATACACAGGTCGTTGTCTCTATCTCTGACGGAGTACCAATTTTGCTTAATAATGTCCACCGATACTTATCTCTCAGTGTGCTAAGGTTGCTTAATCTCATCCACCAAGGTTTGGCTTAAATTTGAATTGGTTGCCTTTTGGCGATTCCATCATTAAGCTTAACATTATCTCTTTTATTTTAGGTGAGCTTAACATGATCTAAGGGCGCTCCAAATGCAGATACGAGCTTTCTGAATCACGAGTTactattagaaaaaaaaagacatatcAGTTTCATGGGCCGGCCCTAACCGTAGCATCGGGGGTCGCGGCCCCCCTGGATGAACTGGGTCGCACGGCCTGCCTCGCGGTCGTTGCCTCACTTCCAAGGCCCATCAGGACACTGTTtcagaaggaaaaggaaagtgCACGATGAATCATCATCTTCCCCAAAGCTCCAGAGTCCAGTGCAGTCCTCAAGCCGCCGCGACGAGAAAGATGGCGGCCATCTCGAACACGTCGAGCAAGAGGTTCGATCGCTCCGCCTACTTGCCGCCCCCATCTGCCCCTCGCAACTGCTAATTTACTGGACCTTCGAGAAAATTCCTCATCTGTGTCGCACTAATATACATGCGTAACGTAGGATCGCTCTGGTTACCGGAGGGAACAAAGGGGTCGGGCTGGAGACGTGCCGGAAGCTCGCGTCTAGAGGGCTCAAGGTCGTGCTGACGGCGAGGAACGAGGCGAGGGGTCTGGAGGCGGTCGACGGCATCAGGCGCTCCGGTGGTCCCGGCCAACCCGATGTTATCTTCCATCAGTTGGATGTCACCGACACTTCCAGCATCGATCGGCTGGCGGATTTCGTCAGGGATCAATTCGGAAGGCTCGATATCCTGGTATGGATTCCCCTGTTTTGCTCTTTGAGGTTTTGCGCCGCGCAGATTTGGGCTGAAGCAAGTGGGGATGCATACTGTTCCACTGAGAGCTTGTCAGAGTTATGTATTTATTCAGACTCTTAAGTAGAAATTGAACTTGCTAAACTTACATATAACGGTggacacatttttttttttggaaagcaCAGGTGAACTCAGTAAATCTCTACATTTTAGGGAGTACTAGTTAAAGCCGAGATGATGTTTTTACAGGTCTTGTAAGCTCTGCTGTGGATACTCGAAACTCATAAACTAAGATGTGTTGGCTACTGATTCCCGACCACAAAAACATAGCATTGCATgtattaatttatttatgtcTCTTGTATATGCATCGGTGTTTGTAATGCCTCACCttgattgtgttttttttttgtagataAACAATGCCGGCATTTCAGGTGTTGACCGAGATCCAGTTCTAGTTGCCAAAGTTAAGGAACAGGTAACTAAAGCGAACTGTTATCATGTCCTCATTTGCAGTTTGTCAGCAGTTAATATCTACTTCTATTTCATAATCAGGCAAAGTCAACAAAATAAGAGTTGTTTCTGTAGTTGTTTGTTGCTATCCATCAATCGCAGCATAGACATAAGATCATCATTGTTTAACTGTACTGCCTACTGGAGCATAGTTTAGTACAGGAAAACACATCATACTGATGTCGTGGTACAGGATGAACTTAAAGTTCGGATTGTTAGAAATCAATTGTTG contains:
- the LOC100836918 gene encoding L-type lectin-domain containing receptor kinase IV.1, with amino-acid sequence MCPSRSFLLPILLLALLAGDGSDHAAVLAADQFTYNDFSGANLTLDGLAAVAPNGLLALSNGTSQAAGHAFHPTPVRMRNNNGAAQSFSVAFVFAIVSNFTVLSDNGMAFVVAPSTRLSTFNAGQYLGILNVTDNGKAENGVFAVELDTMLNPEFQDMNSNHVGVDVNSMRSVQNHSAGYYDDATGVFSNLSLISRQPMQVWVDYDGATTRLDVTMAPLDVPRPRKPLISAPVNLSAVLVTDTAYVGFSAATGVIFTRHYVLGWSFALNGPAPPLDTSKLPALPRFGPKPRSKVLEIVLPIATAAFVLALAIAFFLFVRTRVRYAEVREDWEVEFGPHRFSYKELYKATKGFKNKQLLGTGGFGRVYKGVLPKPNLEIAVKRVSHDSKQGMKEFIAEVVSLGHLRHRNLVQLLGYCRRQGELLLVYDCMPNGSLDKYLYDKTKPVLDWGQRFQIIRGVASGLLYLHEDWEKIVIHRDVKASNVLLDGDMNGRLGDFGLARLYDHGLDPQTTHVVGTMGYLAPELVRTGKATPVTDVFAFGVFVLEVACGRRPLGCAAPDEQNVLLDWVQEHQRRHAALDTVDPRLCGKYDADEARLAIKLGLMCAHPLPDARPRMRQATQYLEGEVPMPDLVPTFLSYTTLALMQNDGFDSFAMSFPSTVSTSVSPISGDVSAVSGLSGGR